Proteins from a genomic interval of Rhodococcoides fascians A25f:
- the glpX gene encoding class II fructose-bisphosphatase, translating to MTASTESTRAMAPDRNLALELVRVTEAGALASGRWVGRGDKEGGDGAAVDAMRQLVASVSMRGVVVIGEGEKDEAPMLYNGEEVGNGNGPDVDFAVDPVDGTTLMAKGMPNAISVLAVAERGAMFDPSAVFYMEKIAVGPDYADVIDITAPVAENIARIAKIKKGSASDVTVCILDRPRHAELIQQVRDAGSRIRLISDGDVAGAIAAARPDSGTDMLIGIGGTPEGIIAAAAMRCMDGAILGRLAPTDDDEKQKAIDAGHDLDRVLDTKDLVSGENVFFTATGVTDGDLLRGVRYAGGGAHTQSIVMRSKSGTVRMIDAYHRLEKLREYSSVDFDADESGQAPSF from the coding sequence ATGACGGCCAGCACCGAGTCCACTCGCGCCATGGCGCCAGATCGCAACCTCGCACTCGAACTCGTACGCGTCACCGAGGCCGGTGCGCTCGCATCGGGCCGCTGGGTCGGTCGCGGCGACAAGGAAGGTGGCGACGGAGCAGCGGTCGATGCCATGCGTCAGTTGGTCGCCTCGGTCTCGATGCGCGGCGTCGTCGTCATCGGTGAGGGCGAGAAGGACGAAGCGCCGATGCTCTACAACGGCGAAGAGGTCGGCAACGGCAACGGTCCCGACGTCGACTTCGCCGTCGACCCCGTCGACGGAACGACGCTGATGGCCAAGGGCATGCCCAACGCCATCTCGGTCCTCGCCGTCGCCGAGCGTGGCGCGATGTTCGACCCGTCCGCCGTCTTCTACATGGAGAAGATCGCCGTCGGTCCCGATTACGCCGACGTCATCGACATCACCGCCCCCGTCGCCGAGAACATCGCTCGGATCGCCAAGATCAAGAAGGGATCTGCGTCCGACGTCACGGTGTGCATCCTCGATCGCCCGCGGCACGCCGAGCTGATCCAGCAGGTGCGCGACGCCGGGTCCCGCATCCGGTTGATCTCCGACGGTGACGTGGCCGGTGCGATCGCCGCTGCTCGTCCCGACTCGGGCACCGACATGCTCATCGGAATCGGCGGCACGCCCGAGGGCATCATCGCCGCCGCCGCGATGCGGTGCATGGACGGTGCCATCCTGGGGCGTCTGGCACCCACGGACGACGACGAGAAGCAGAAGGCCATCGACGCGGGCCACGACCTGGATCGTGTCCTCGACACCAAGGACCTCGTCTCGGGCGAGAACGTCTTCTTCACCGCCACCGGCGTCACCGACGGTGACCTGCTGCGCGGCGTTCGCTACGCAGGCGGCGGCGCGCACACCCAGTCCATCGTCATGCGATCCAAGTCCGGCACCGTGCGCATGATCGACGCCTACCACCGCCTCGAGAAGCTGCGCGAATACTCCTCGGTCGACTTCGACGCCGACGAATCCGGCCAAGCACCGTCCTTCTGA
- a CDS encoding DUF4245 domain-containing protein produces the protein MANSKPRILNNNRDMVWSLIPLVIACLLIAGVASQCSLSPGGPKQGPIPNFDVNTALQYDASEIGFPVRNPSVPEGWTPNSGSRATISGDNGGAVSTVGYITGTGAYLQLTQSSASEEQLVPFVAGSETAYASGAQNVSGRDWVVYGEEGSRNYWVSDFGDVRILLGGTATTEDFTTLASILEATEPLVP, from the coding sequence GTGGCGAACAGCAAACCTCGGATTCTCAACAACAACCGCGACATGGTCTGGTCGCTCATTCCGCTGGTCATTGCCTGTTTGCTGATCGCGGGTGTGGCCAGCCAGTGCTCGCTGAGCCCCGGTGGCCCCAAGCAGGGGCCCATCCCCAACTTCGACGTGAACACTGCGCTGCAGTACGACGCATCCGAAATCGGCTTCCCGGTGCGCAATCCGAGTGTTCCCGAGGGCTGGACGCCCAACTCGGGCAGTCGCGCGACCATCTCCGGCGACAACGGCGGAGCGGTATCGACTGTCGGATACATCACCGGTACCGGTGCATACTTACAACTCACCCAGTCTTCGGCGTCCGAGGAACAGCTGGTCCCGTTCGTGGCCGGAAGTGAAACTGCGTACGCGTCGGGCGCACAGAACGTGTCGGGTCGAGATTGGGTGGTCTACGGCGAGGAAGGTTCGCGAAATTACTGGGTCTCCGATTTCGGTGACGTCCGAATACTGCTGGGCGGCACCGCAACCACCGAGGACTTCACCACTCTCGCATCGATCCTCGAGGCCACCGAACCGCTCGTTCCCTAG
- a CDS encoding lipid droplet-associated protein, with protein MTRVPFAARVAAGVAVTVVEEARKLPGSALMLPMTVVSEALARGMRFQQQVTALAIKGDLIIATLPVVGTPREEQPAWAEFDEDEDDAFETSVITDDVDVPDAPVAEPVAANGRFALYSTPPLDEPVQDTSAKRAPSVDKPEIVEMIDFDTLALAQLRARLRTLSVEDLETLLDYENDTLARAPFRTMLANRITTAKAK; from the coding sequence ATGACTCGAGTCCCCTTTGCAGCTCGCGTGGCCGCTGGCGTCGCCGTGACCGTGGTAGAAGAGGCTCGCAAGCTTCCCGGTTCCGCCCTGATGCTGCCGATGACGGTTGTCAGTGAAGCGCTGGCGCGCGGTATGCGGTTCCAGCAGCAGGTGACGGCGTTGGCCATCAAGGGAGATCTGATCATCGCGACCCTGCCGGTCGTCGGCACTCCGCGCGAGGAGCAGCCCGCGTGGGCCGAGTTCGACGAAGACGAGGACGACGCCTTCGAGACCTCCGTGATCACCGACGACGTCGACGTACCCGATGCGCCGGTGGCCGAGCCGGTCGCGGCCAACGGCCGCTTCGCGCTGTACTCGACGCCTCCGCTGGACGAGCCCGTCCAGGACACCTCGGCCAAGCGCGCTCCGTCCGTCGACAAGCCCGAGATCGTCGAGATGATCGACTTCGACACCCTCGCGCTGGCGCAGCTGCGGGCACGGTTGCGCACACTCTCGGTCGAGGACCTCGAGACGTTGCTGGACTACGAGAACGACACGCTCGCCCGCGCGCCGTTCCGGACGATGCTGGCCAACCGAATCACCACCGCCAAGGCCAAGTGA
- a CDS encoding exodeoxyribonuclease VII small subunit has product MSENEDKPVSELGYEEARDELVGVVRILEQGGLDLDASLALWERGEQLASRCEEQLAGARKRIETALASTEKDG; this is encoded by the coding sequence ATGAGCGAGAACGAAGACAAGCCGGTTTCGGAACTGGGCTACGAGGAAGCCCGTGACGAACTGGTGGGCGTGGTGAGAATTCTCGAGCAGGGCGGGCTCGATCTCGATGCGTCGTTGGCTCTGTGGGAACGCGGCGAGCAACTGGCATCGCGCTGCGAGGAACAGCTTGCAGGCGCCCGCAAGCGGATCGAGACCGCGCTCGCGAGCACCGAGAAGGACGGCTAG
- the xseA gene encoding exodeoxyribonuclease VII large subunit has translation MKVAGWIDKLGSIWVEGQLTQINARPGTRTAFLTLRDPSADMSLSVTCSPQLLDRSPVPLTEGARVILYGKLSFFTGRGTISLRATDIRAVGVGELLARIERLRALLAAEGLFDPRLKRPLPFLPGTIGLITARASAAEKDVLTVAQRRWPAVRFEVRNTPVQGPQAVPAILDALKDLNEDPAVDVIILARGGGSVEDLLPFSDEALCRAISRATTPIVSAIGHEPDSPLSDHVADLRAATPTDAAKLVVPDAVAEQALVSELKSRSAAALRNWVEREARGLDMLRHRPVLADPLASLEQRREEIRRLTDAARRDVQRELTTQDTLVEHLRARLSTLGPAATLARGYAVVQRVVAGSDPEVLRSVDDAPPGTQIRVRVADGAVTAAVMGRVK, from the coding sequence ATGAAGGTCGCCGGCTGGATCGACAAACTCGGCAGCATCTGGGTCGAGGGGCAACTCACCCAGATCAACGCCAGACCCGGCACCCGCACGGCTTTTCTGACGCTGCGTGATCCGTCGGCCGATATGTCGCTGTCGGTGACGTGTTCGCCTCAGCTACTCGACCGCTCGCCTGTTCCGCTGACCGAGGGCGCACGCGTCATTCTCTACGGCAAACTGTCGTTCTTCACCGGCCGCGGAACCATTTCGCTGCGCGCCACCGACATTCGCGCTGTGGGCGTCGGCGAACTCCTCGCCCGCATCGAACGTCTCCGAGCTCTGCTCGCCGCAGAGGGGTTGTTCGACCCACGCCTCAAGCGACCGTTGCCGTTTCTGCCCGGCACGATCGGACTCATCACCGCCAGGGCCAGCGCAGCCGAGAAGGACGTCCTCACCGTCGCCCAGAGGCGTTGGCCTGCGGTTCGATTCGAGGTCCGCAACACCCCGGTTCAAGGACCTCAGGCGGTCCCGGCAATTCTGGACGCGCTGAAAGACCTGAACGAGGACCCCGCTGTCGACGTCATCATCCTGGCCCGCGGCGGTGGCAGCGTCGAGGATTTGCTGCCGTTCTCGGACGAGGCTCTGTGCCGCGCCATCTCTCGGGCCACCACACCGATCGTCAGCGCGATCGGTCACGAGCCCGACAGTCCGCTCAGCGACCACGTCGCAGACCTGCGCGCCGCAACCCCCACCGATGCCGCCAAACTCGTGGTTCCCGACGCCGTCGCCGAGCAAGCGCTGGTGTCGGAGCTGAAGTCCAGAAGCGCTGCAGCTCTGCGTAACTGGGTCGAGCGCGAGGCACGTGGCCTCGATATGCTCCGGCACCGACCGGTATTGGCAGATCCACTCGCCTCACTCGAGCAGCGACGCGAGGAAATTCGACGCCTGACCGACGCGGCACGACGCGACGTGCAGCGCGAACTCACCACCCAGGACACGCTCGTCGAACATCTGCGGGCGCGGCTGTCGACGCTGGGACCGGCTGCCACACTTGCTCGGGGCTACGCCGTCGTGCAGCGGGTGGTGGCGGGCTCCGATCCCGAAGTGCTGCGTTCGGTGGACGACGCGCCGCCGGGTACACAGATCAGAGTGCGGGTGGCCGACGGTGCCGTCACCGCCGCAGTGATGGGCCGAGTGAAATGA